From a region of the Pseudoxanthomonas sp. X-1 genome:
- a CDS encoding tryptophan 7-halogenase — MNARTDVAILGGGLAGLTLALQLKARDPALAISVIERRAHPVREGAFKVGESTVEIGAHYFSDVLGLRAHLDDEHLRKFGFRFFFSEGQWQIDQCTELGVSQLLPTPSWQIDRGRFENFLGERARALGVDFLDGASVRGVDLASGEADHGVRFERDGAAATLDARWVVDASGRAGLLKRKLGLAQPNAHHANAVWWRVEGFIDPNAWSDDPAWLARCTPPDRWRSTNHMCGPGYWFWLIPLSCGAHSLGIVCDADAHPLETMNTHAKAMEWLRTHQPRVAAALERPEHALMDFMFLRDFSYGCKQVFSGDRWALTGEAGVFLDPFYSPGSDFIAIANGYITDLVARDRAGEGIAPYAGIYNQLYSGFYENTLTLYQGQYPLFGDAQVMPVKVIWDYTYYWSLLAPLYFAGRLTDVPLLGRLRPLFQRGRALNLAVQALLAEWGRRNAPHPAPLTDGRLLDQYAIDWFFELNRALNDTLDPDALTARLASNVARMEWLAGEILARANAAHADLGDLGLDTLLASSEMPSGRSLSEVWYQYADAA; from the coding sequence ATGAACGCGCGCACCGATGTGGCCATCCTCGGCGGCGGCCTGGCCGGACTGACCCTGGCCCTGCAGCTCAAGGCGCGGGATCCGGCCCTGGCGATCAGCGTGATCGAGCGTCGCGCCCACCCGGTGCGCGAAGGCGCGTTCAAGGTCGGCGAGTCGACCGTGGAGATCGGCGCGCACTATTTCAGCGACGTGCTCGGCCTGCGCGCGCACCTGGACGACGAACACCTGCGCAAGTTCGGCTTCCGCTTCTTCTTCTCCGAAGGCCAGTGGCAGATCGACCAGTGCACCGAACTGGGCGTGAGCCAGCTGCTGCCCACGCCGTCCTGGCAGATCGACCGCGGCCGCTTCGAGAACTTCCTCGGCGAGCGCGCGCGTGCGCTGGGCGTGGACTTCCTCGATGGCGCGAGCGTGCGCGGCGTGGACCTGGCCTCCGGTGAGGCCGATCACGGCGTGCGCTTCGAACGCGACGGCGCGGCCGCCACGCTGGACGCGCGCTGGGTGGTCGATGCCAGCGGCCGCGCCGGCCTGCTCAAGCGCAAGCTCGGCCTGGCCCAGCCCAACGCGCACCATGCCAATGCGGTGTGGTGGCGCGTGGAAGGCTTCATCGATCCCAACGCCTGGTCCGACGATCCGGCCTGGCTGGCGCGCTGCACGCCGCCGGACCGCTGGCGCTCGACCAACCACATGTGCGGGCCGGGCTACTGGTTCTGGTTGATCCCGCTGTCGTGCGGCGCGCATTCGCTGGGCATCGTCTGCGATGCCGACGCGCATCCGCTGGAGACGATGAACACCCACGCCAAGGCGATGGAGTGGCTGCGCACGCACCAGCCGCGCGTGGCCGCCGCGCTGGAGCGGCCCGAGCATGCGCTGATGGACTTCATGTTCCTGCGCGACTTCTCCTACGGCTGCAAGCAGGTGTTCTCCGGCGACCGCTGGGCGCTGACCGGCGAGGCGGGCGTGTTCCTGGACCCGTTCTATTCGCCCGGCAGCGACTTCATCGCCATCGCCAACGGTTACATCACCGACCTGGTCGCGCGCGATCGCGCCGGCGAAGGGATCGCACCGTACGCGGGCATCTACAACCAGCTCTACAGCGGCTTCTACGAGAACACCCTGACCCTCTACCAGGGCCAGTACCCGCTGTTCGGCGATGCCCAGGTGATGCCGGTCAAGGTGATCTGGGACTACACCTACTACTGGTCGCTGCTGGCGCCGCTGTACTTCGCCGGGCGCCTGACCGATGTGCCGCTGCTGGGACGGTTGCGGCCGCTGTTCCAGCGCGGGCGCGCGCTCAACTTGGCCGTGCAGGCCCTGCTGGCCGAATGGGGCCGGCGCAATGCGCCCCACCCTGCCCCGCTGACCGACGGCCGCCTGCTGGACCAGTACGCGATCGACTGGTTCTTCGAACTCAACCGCGCCTTGAACGACACGCTCGACCCCGACGCCCTGACCGCACGCCTGGCGTCCAACGTCGCGCGCATGGAATGGCTCGCCGGCGAGATCCTGGCCCGCGCCAATGCGGCGCATGCGGACCTCGGAGATCTTGGCCTAGACACACTGCTAGCCTCCTCCGAGATGCCATCTGGCCGTTCCTTGAGTGAAGTCTGGTACCAGTATGCAGACGCGGCATAG
- a CDS encoding glycosyltransferase family 2 protein: MSPLTMNDVAVVIPALNERLRIREVVEDALAVCPRVIVVDDGSDDGTSDCLDGLPVTLIRHPQRLGKGAALRSGFAEAARQGAQGVLTMDGDGQHRASDFPRMLEAANAYPGWVVNGARLRKRASQPIIRRIGNDFGDWGIAWGCGFRLVDTQSGQRFYPRSVFTLEGVEGEGFVFEAQMLISAARQAGARVVSVPIETRYAGTEPGTFRKSHFRLVRDLCRITTHVVGQVLRHGRLLSVYRGIRATRPVIHDPQGEFARVPAPSPAADA; encoded by the coding sequence ATGAGCCCGCTGACCATGAACGACGTGGCCGTGGTGATCCCCGCGCTCAACGAACGCCTGCGCATCCGCGAGGTGGTCGAGGACGCGCTGGCGGTGTGCCCGCGGGTGATCGTGGTCGACGACGGCTCCGACGATGGCACCAGCGACTGCCTGGACGGCCTGCCGGTGACGCTGATCCGGCATCCGCAGCGCCTGGGCAAGGGCGCGGCGCTGCGCAGCGGCTTCGCCGAGGCCGCCCGCCAGGGCGCGCAGGGCGTGCTGACCATGGACGGCGACGGCCAGCACCGGGCCAGCGATTTCCCGCGCATGCTCGAGGCCGCCAACGCCTACCCGGGCTGGGTGGTCAACGGTGCGCGCCTGCGCAAGCGCGCCAGCCAGCCGATCATCCGCCGCATCGGCAACGACTTCGGCGACTGGGGCATCGCCTGGGGCTGCGGCTTCCGCCTGGTCGATACGCAGAGCGGCCAGCGCTTCTATCCGCGCAGCGTGTTCACGCTGGAAGGGGTGGAAGGCGAGGGCTTCGTGTTCGAGGCGCAGATGCTGATCAGCGCCGCGCGCCAGGCCGGCGCGCGCGTGGTGTCGGTGCCGATCGAGACCCGCTATGCCGGCACCGAGCCGGGCACGTTCCGCAAGAGCCATTTCCGCCTGGTGCGCGACCTGTGCAGGATCACCACGCACGTGGTCGGCCAGGTGCTGCGCCATGGCCGGCTGCTGTCGGTCTACCGCGGCATCCGCGCCACCCGCCCGGTCATCCACGATCCGCAGGGCGAGTTTGCTAGGGTGCCGGCTCCCTCCCCTGCGGCGGACGCCTGA
- a CDS encoding beta-ketoacyl synthase chain length factor, translating into MTASTLNARVAGIGFWCRGLPSWDAAQAYARGGALPADAPAKPAPQLLAPNERRRAPETVAVALEVALAACQAAGRDPATLPSVFTSTHGDLAITDYMCRQLASDPTGISPIRFHNSVHNAAAGYWTIGAATHAPATAISAFHGSFAQGLLEALTQLATGTPEVLLVGYDSQSVGPLGRISHSQGLLGAALVLSAGGEGLALRATVGTGGADRAPAGPLETLAAGNAMAPMLPLFDALALGAAHCHLDAGHGAVLQVEIVR; encoded by the coding sequence ATGACCGCTTCCACCTTGAACGCCCGCGTGGCCGGCATCGGTTTCTGGTGCCGCGGCCTGCCCTCCTGGGACGCCGCGCAGGCCTACGCGCGCGGCGGCGCGTTGCCGGCCGATGCCCCGGCCAAGCCGGCGCCGCAGCTGCTGGCGCCCAACGAACGCCGGCGCGCGCCGGAGACGGTGGCCGTGGCGCTGGAAGTGGCGCTGGCCGCGTGCCAGGCCGCCGGACGCGACCCGGCGACGCTGCCGTCGGTGTTCACCTCCACCCACGGCGACCTGGCGATCACCGACTACATGTGCCGCCAGCTGGCCAGCGACCCGACCGGCATCTCGCCGATCCGCTTCCACAACTCGGTGCACAACGCCGCGGCCGGCTACTGGACCATCGGCGCGGCCACGCATGCGCCGGCCACCGCGATCAGCGCCTTCCACGGCAGCTTCGCCCAGGGCCTGCTCGAAGCGCTGACCCAGCTGGCCACCGGCACGCCGGAGGTGCTGCTGGTCGGCTACGACAGCCAGTCGGTGGGACCGCTGGGGCGCATTTCGCACAGCCAGGGTCTGCTGGGCGCGGCCCTGGTGCTCAGCGCAGGAGGCGAAGGCCTGGCGCTGCGCGCCACGGTCGGCACCGGCGGCGCCGACCGCGCGCCGGCCGGCCCGCTGGAAACCCTCGCCGCCGGCAACGCGATGGCGCCGATGCTGCCGCTGTTCGACGCCCTGGCGCTGGGCGCCGCGCACTGCCATCTCGATGCCGGCCACGGCGCGGTGCTGCAGGTGGAGATCGTCCGATGA
- a CDS encoding beta-ketoacyl-[acyl-carrier-protein] synthase family protein, translating to MTPLAITAYTATTALGHGRQAQAQGLEARRSGLRHNDFGPAPRLDCWIGRVEGVEDVALPPDLAPWDCRNNRLAWLALGQDGVLDAVQAAGRRYGAARVAVVIGTSTSSIGASEEAYTRLEQDAEGERFPEDLARPIVHTPHSLGDFVQHATGLAGPCVTVATACSSSAKVFAQAARLIQAGLVDAALVGGVDTLCGSVLYGFNALQLVSRNPCMPFDAHRDGLSLGEAGGFALLERAGDADGGLQLRGYGESSDAHHMSAPHPEGLGAQLAMADALARAGIAPAQLDYLNLHGTSTPANDTVEAIAVARLFPDGLHAASTKAWTGHTLGAAGIVESVFALIALDTGYLPGTLNARTPDPACGPQIRFAPERRPVQYAMNNSFGFGGNNCALVFGRA from the coding sequence ATGACGCCCCTGGCGATCACGGCCTACACCGCCACCACCGCCCTGGGCCACGGCCGCCAGGCGCAGGCGCAGGGTCTGGAAGCCCGCCGCAGCGGCCTGCGGCACAACGACTTCGGCCCGGCGCCGCGCCTGGACTGCTGGATCGGCCGCGTCGAGGGCGTCGAGGACGTCGCCCTGCCGCCCGACCTGGCGCCGTGGGACTGCCGCAACAACCGCCTGGCCTGGCTCGCCCTGGGCCAGGACGGCGTGCTCGATGCGGTGCAGGCGGCCGGCCGGCGCTACGGCGCGGCCCGCGTGGCGGTGGTGATCGGCACCTCGACCTCCAGCATCGGCGCCAGCGAGGAGGCCTACACCCGCCTTGAGCAGGACGCCGAAGGCGAGCGCTTCCCCGAGGACCTGGCGCGCCCGATCGTGCACACGCCGCACTCGCTGGGCGACTTCGTGCAGCACGCCACCGGCCTGGCCGGGCCCTGCGTGACCGTGGCCACCGCGTGCTCGTCCAGCGCCAAGGTCTTCGCCCAGGCCGCGCGGCTGATCCAGGCCGGGCTGGTCGATGCGGCCCTGGTGGGCGGCGTGGACACGCTGTGCGGCAGCGTGCTGTACGGCTTCAACGCGCTGCAGCTGGTGTCCAGGAATCCGTGCATGCCCTTCGACGCCCACCGCGACGGCCTGTCGCTGGGCGAGGCCGGTGGTTTCGCCCTCCTCGAACGCGCCGGCGACGCCGACGGCGGCCTGCAGCTGCGCGGCTACGGCGAATCCAGCGATGCCCACCACATGTCCGCCCCGCATCCAGAAGGCCTGGGCGCGCAGCTGGCGATGGCCGACGCGCTGGCCCGCGCGGGTATCGCGCCGGCGCAGCTGGACTATCTGAACCTGCATGGCACCTCCACGCCGGCCAACGACACGGTCGAGGCGATCGCGGTGGCCAGGCTGTTCCCCGACGGGCTGCATGCGGCGTCGACCAAGGCCTGGACCGGGCACACGCTGGGCGCGGCGGGCATCGTCGAGTCGGTGTTCGCGCTGATCGCGCTGGACACCGGCTATCTTCCCGGCACCCTCAACGCCCGCACGCCCGATCCGGCCTGCGGTCCCCAGATCCGTTTCGCGCCCGAGCGGCGCCCGGTGCAGTACGCGATGAACAACTCCTTCGGCTTCGGCGGCAACAACTGCGCGCTGGTGTTCGGCCGCGCATGA
- a CDS encoding YcgL domain-containing protein, which yields MHAFVYKSLRKADTYLYLAARDDFARLPTPLRSQLGELAFVLEVTLTPERRLAREDVAVVRQNLASRGFHLQFPPQAAIQDPMPDA from the coding sequence ATGCATGCGTTCGTCTACAAGAGCCTGCGCAAGGCCGACACGTACCTGTACCTGGCCGCGCGCGACGACTTCGCGCGCCTGCCAACGCCGCTGCGCAGCCAGCTGGGCGAACTGGCCTTCGTGCTGGAAGTGACCCTGACGCCCGAGCGCAGGCTGGCGCGCGAGGACGTGGCCGTGGTGCGCCAGAACCTGGCCAGCCGCGGCTTCCACCTGCAGTTCCCGCCGCAGGCCGCGATCCAGGATCCGATGCCCGATGCCTGA